In a single window of the Oculatellaceae cyanobacterium genome:
- a CDS encoding nitrate reductase, which produces MTDATKTLCPYCGVGCGLEVSPPAQPGKPTNRDSKGTPIWKVQGDRTHPSSQGMVCVKGATIAESLNKDRLHYPMMRDSLDQPFQRVSWEEALDRIVQRFKTVLATQGSDGICMYGSGQFQTQDYYIAQKLLKGCLGTNNFDANSRLCMSSAVAGYIQSFGSDGPPCCYDDLELTDCAFLIGTNTAECHPIVFNRLRKYHKKNQHVKMIVVDPRRTPTAEAADLHLAIKPGTDIDLLNGIAHLLMRWGYIDSEFIEECTNNFPAFAEVISHYPLEVVAKICGIEEREIEIAAQYWAESKRVLSLWSMGVNQSSEGTAKVRNIINLHLMTGQIGKPGAGPFSLTGQPNAMGGREAGGLSHILPGYRLVKNPQHRAEVEQAWGLTPGTISPTPGRTAWDMITGLETGDVGLLWIAATNPAVSMPDLVRTKAALMRSPFTIYQDAYYPTETAAFAHVLLPAAQWGEKTGVMTNSERVITLCPEFKPPVGDARPDWEIFAEVGRRLGFADKFAFKNSAEVYAEFVELTRDRPCDQTGISHERLQQEGPIQWPCADNSIEKIDPKSKPKVLDRTPKRMYTDLRFNTPDGRARFGAYHSRGLAEPADPNYPFVLTTGRLYGHWHTQTRTGRIEKTKQMHPNPFIEIHPRDAVALGITDGELLEVRSRRGMGRFPALITKAIAPGTVFVPMHWGSLWADQAEANALTHPEACPDSLQPELKACAVQLLPVRDQIETTQALLESPKSSILSAAPSV; this is translated from the coding sequence ATGACTGACGCAACCAAAACACTATGTCCTTACTGTGGCGTTGGCTGCGGCTTGGAAGTTTCCCCTCCAGCGCAACCAGGAAAACCAACTAATCGGGATAGTAAAGGTACTCCTATCTGGAAAGTGCAGGGCGATCGCACTCATCCTTCTAGTCAGGGAATGGTTTGTGTCAAAGGCGCAACAATTGCTGAGTCTCTCAACAAAGACCGCTTACACTATCCGATGATGCGCGATTCTTTGGATCAACCCTTCCAGCGTGTTAGTTGGGAAGAAGCATTAGATCGGATTGTGCAACGATTTAAAACCGTACTAGCCACCCAAGGATCAGATGGCATTTGTATGTACGGATCGGGTCAGTTTCAAACCCAAGATTACTATATTGCTCAAAAGCTCCTGAAAGGATGCTTGGGTACAAATAATTTTGATGCTAACTCGCGTCTGTGTATGTCTTCTGCGGTTGCGGGTTATATTCAAAGTTTTGGCTCTGATGGGCCACCTTGTTGCTATGACGATTTAGAATTAACTGATTGTGCTTTTTTAATTGGTACTAATACTGCTGAATGTCACCCAATTGTATTTAACCGTTTGCGGAAATACCACAAGAAAAATCAGCACGTCAAAATGATTGTGGTAGATCCGCGCCGTACCCCAACAGCAGAAGCAGCAGATTTGCACTTAGCAATTAAACCAGGCACAGATATAGATTTACTGAATGGTATTGCTCACTTATTAATGCGCTGGGGATATATTGATTCGGAATTTATTGAAGAGTGTACCAATAACTTTCCGGCTTTTGCTGAGGTCATTTCTCACTACCCGCTAGAGGTAGTAGCGAAAATTTGTGGAATTGAAGAACGAGAAATAGAAATAGCTGCTCAGTATTGGGCTGAGTCTAAGCGGGTTTTGTCTCTGTGGTCAATGGGTGTTAATCAATCTTCTGAAGGTACTGCAAAGGTACGCAACATTATTAACTTGCACTTGATGACTGGTCAAATTGGTAAACCAGGGGCGGGGCCATTTTCTCTGACAGGACAACCAAACGCAATGGGCGGTAGAGAAGCGGGTGGACTGTCTCACATTTTACCTGGTTATCGCTTGGTAAAAAATCCTCAGCATCGTGCGGAAGTTGAACAAGCATGGGGGTTAACTCCTGGGACGATTTCACCTACTCCAGGTAGAACCGCTTGGGATATGATTACAGGTTTAGAGACTGGTGATGTAGGTTTGTTGTGGATTGCTGCAACTAATCCAGCCGTAAGTATGCCAGATTTAGTTCGTACAAAAGCGGCATTAATGCGATCGCCTTTTACAATCTATCAGGATGCTTACTATCCCACAGAAACGGCGGCTTTTGCTCATGTTTTACTTCCAGCAGCGCAGTGGGGTGAGAAAACTGGGGTAATGACTAATTCTGAACGAGTTATTACTCTATGTCCAGAATTTAAACCCCCAGTAGGAGATGCTAGACCAGATTGGGAAATTTTTGCAGAAGTCGGGCGTAGATTAGGTTTTGCAGATAAATTTGCCTTCAAAAACTCGGCTGAAGTTTATGCAGAATTTGTTGAGTTGACACGCGATCGCCCTTGCGATCAAACTGGTATTAGTCACGAACGTTTGCAACAAGAAGGCCCGATTCAGTGGCCTTGTGCTGATAATTCTATTGAGAAGATTGATCCCAAGTCGAAACCAAAAGTTTTAGACCGCACACCAAAACGGATGTATACAGATTTGCGCTTCAATACTCCCGATGGGCGGGCGCGTTTTGGTGCATATCACTCGCGGGGACTTGCAGAACCTGCTGATCCTAATTATCCCTTTGTGTTAACAACAGGTAGGCTTTACGGTCATTGGCACACCCAAACCCGTACAGGGAGAATTGAAAAGACAAAACAAATGCACCCAAACCCGTTTATTGAAATTCATCCCCGTGATGCTGTGGCGTTGGGGATCACAGATGGGGAATTACTGGAAGTGCGATCGCGTCGTGGTATGGGTCGCTTTCCTGCTTTAATTACAAAAGCGATCGCACCTGGTACAGTATTTGTCCCCATGCACTGGGGTTCACTATGGGCAGATCAAGCTGAAGCCAACGCCCTGACTCACCCAGAAGCTTGCCCAGACTCGTTGCAACCAGAATTAAAAGCTTGTGCTGTGCAATTGCTACCTGTGAGAGACCAAATAGAAACTACTCAAGCTTTGCTTGAATCCCCAAAATCTAGTATTCTCTCAGCAGCACCTTCTGTATAA
- a CDS encoding type II toxin-antitoxin system PemK/MazF family toxin, producing MRRGEVWLVRLEPTVGAEIGKTRPAIIVNDDAVGILPLCVVVHITEWKERYSVRDWIVRLEPSAENKLKKPSTADTFQVRSVSQSRLIRQLGILSETAMQEITQALPVVLDID from the coding sequence ATGCGTAGAGGTGAAGTCTGGTTAGTCAGACTTGAACCTACAGTTGGTGCTGAAATTGGCAAAACTCGCCCAGCCATAATTGTTAATGATGATGCTGTTGGAATACTACCTCTGTGCGTAGTTGTGCATATTACTGAATGGAAAGAGCGATACAGTGTAAGAGATTGGATAGTTCGACTAGAACCTAGTGCAGAAAATAAATTAAAAAAGCCTTCCACAGCAGATACATTTCAAGTGCGCTCAGTTTCACAATCAAGACTGATTCGACAACTGGGAATACTCTCTGAGACAGCTATGCAAGAAATTACTCAAGCACTACCAGTGGTTTTGGATATTGATTAA
- a CDS encoding nitrate reductase associated protein yields the protein MANFFQFEADFVDSLRCIPMQVRMKLDTCGIKLKLQDWHHFSTSEREQLVEMPCTTTPEIAAYREFLTNLVLEHTGTQPKNLPIEEHPAWLNATTIPDVVSQKAEEFQVKLTTDNWANLTAEQRFALIKLSRPSHENINFLPALQEFNLN from the coding sequence ATGGCTAATTTTTTTCAGTTTGAAGCAGATTTTGTAGATTCATTACGTTGTATACCCATGCAAGTACGCATGAAATTAGATACTTGTGGTATTAAGCTAAAGTTGCAAGACTGGCATCATTTTAGCACCTCAGAACGAGAGCAACTGGTAGAAATGCCTTGCACAACAACACCAGAAATAGCAGCATATAGAGAGTTTTTAACTAATTTAGTATTAGAACATACAGGTACACAACCGAAAAATTTACCTATAGAGGAACATCCCGCCTGGTTGAATGCCACTACTATTCCTGATGTTGTGAGCCAAAAAGCTGAAGAATTTCAGGTTAAATTAACTACAGATAATTGGGCAAACTTAACTGCTGAACAACGTTTTGCTTTAATTAAGCTGAGTCGTCCTAGCCACGAGAATATAAATTTTTTACCAGCCCTGCAAGAATTTAACCTGAATTGA
- a CDS encoding ferredoxin--nitrite reductase has translation MVEAAPLKEYKNKFERLKAEKDGLEVRKELEHFAQIGWEAMDETDRDYRLKWLGIFYRPMTPGLFMMRLRMPSGILTSGQMRVLAEIVQRFCNSSGFQNQGIADITTRQNIQIRSIRIEDLPEICNRLQEAGMTSIQSGMDNVRNITGSPVAGIDADELIDTRGIVRKVQDMITNNGEGNPSFTNLPRKFNIAIAGCRDNSVHAEINDLAFIPAFKNGIIGFNVIVGGFFSAKACVEAIPLNAWVDPRDVIAVCEAVLLVYRNNGLRANRQKARIMYLIEDWGIEKFRSEVEKQLGHSLQTAAEKDEILWDKRDHIGIHSQKQPALNYIGLHIPMGRMYAEDMFDLARLADVYGSGEIRLTVEQNVIIPNIPDSRIASLLKEPLLQRFKVNPETLERSLISCTGAEFCNFALIETKNRALEMIKELDAELFVPKAVRFHWTGCPNSCAQPQVADIGLMGTKVRKNGKTLEGVDIYLGGKVGKDAHLGTCAIKSIPCEDLKPVLRDLLIKDFGAQPKSEAELTATNTASVTISAIPADSFANADQINNVLESKVQNYGIGIATQTAEAVIAPPAPSQTATISFAQSGKEVTCNGDDLILDVAEAAGIELPSSCRSGTCGTCKQKLVEGQVQYEGEPEALEDGEREQGFILACIARPVGKVVIDT, from the coding sequence ATGGTAGAAGCAGCACCACTGAAAGAATACAAGAACAAATTTGAAAGATTAAAAGCGGAAAAAGATGGTCTAGAAGTTAGAAAAGAACTAGAACATTTTGCCCAAATTGGTTGGGAAGCAATGGATGAAACTGACCGCGACTATCGCTTAAAGTGGTTAGGTATTTTCTATCGTCCCATGACTCCTGGTTTATTCATGATGCGGTTGCGGATGCCTAGCGGTATCTTAACTAGCGGTCAAATGCGGGTGTTAGCAGAAATTGTTCAAAGGTTCTGTAACAGTTCAGGATTCCAAAACCAAGGAATCGCTGATATTACTACTAGACAAAATATTCAAATCCGCAGTATTCGGATTGAAGATTTACCAGAAATTTGCAACCGTTTGCAAGAAGCTGGAATGACCAGTATTCAATCTGGTATGGATAATGTTCGCAATATTACAGGTTCACCTGTAGCGGGAATTGATGCGGATGAATTGATTGATACAAGGGGGATTGTTCGCAAAGTCCAAGATATGATTACCAACAATGGTGAAGGTAATCCATCTTTTACTAACTTGCCTCGTAAATTTAATATTGCGATCGCAGGTTGTCGTGATAACTCTGTCCACGCAGAAATAAACGATCTAGCATTTATTCCCGCTTTCAAAAACGGCATTATTGGTTTTAATGTCATAGTTGGCGGCTTCTTTTCAGCTAAAGCTTGTGTAGAAGCAATTCCTCTTAATGCTTGGGTTGATCCTCGTGATGTTATCGCAGTTTGCGAAGCTGTTTTACTGGTTTATCGCAACAACGGTTTGCGGGCAAATCGGCAAAAAGCACGGATCATGTATCTGATTGAAGATTGGGGAATTGAAAAGTTTCGCTCAGAAGTCGAAAAACAATTAGGTCATTCCCTACAAACTGCGGCTGAAAAAGATGAGATTCTCTGGGATAAACGCGACCACATTGGAATTCATTCCCAGAAACAACCTGCTTTAAACTATATCGGTTTGCATATTCCGATGGGTCGGATGTATGCCGAAGATATGTTTGATTTAGCACGTTTAGCAGATGTTTATGGTAGTGGTGAAATTCGGCTTACTGTTGAGCAAAACGTAATCATTCCTAATATTCCAGATTCTCGGATTGCTTCGTTGTTGAAAGAACCGCTACTACAACGTTTTAAAGTAAATCCTGAAACATTAGAGCGATCGCTAATTTCTTGCACAGGCGCAGAATTTTGTAATTTCGCCTTAATCGAAACTAAAAATCGCGCTCTAGAAATGATTAAGGAATTAGATGCAGAGTTATTTGTACCTAAAGCAGTGCGGTTTCACTGGACTGGATGCCCTAATTCCTGCGCTCAACCCCAAGTTGCTGACATTGGTTTGATGGGTACTAAGGTGCGTAAAAACGGCAAAACCTTAGAAGGTGTTGACATATATCTGGGTGGCAAAGTCGGTAAAGATGCCCATCTTGGTACTTGTGCGATCAAGAGTATTCCTTGTGAGGATTTAAAGCCAGTATTGCGGGATTTGTTAATTAAAGATTTTGGCGCACAACCCAAGTCAGAAGCAGAGTTAACAGCAACTAATACTGCATCAGTAACTATAAGTGCGATTCCTGCGGATAGCTTCGCTAACGCCGATCAGATTAACAATGTTCTTGAGTCAAAGGTACAGAATTACGGAATTGGTATTGCTACCCAAACAGCAGAAGCAGTTATTGCGCCGCCAGCGCCATCCCAAACGGCGACTATTAGCTTCGCTCAATCTGGCAAAGAAGTTACTTGTAATGGAGATGACTTAATTTTAGATGTTGCTGAAGCAGCAGGGATAGAGCTTCCTAGCAGTTGTCGTTCTGGAACCTGTGGAACTTGCAAACAGAAGCTTGTAGAAGGGCAAGTCCAGTATGAGGGAGAACCAGAAGCCTTAGAAGATGGCGAACGAGAACAAGGATTTATTTTAGCTTGTATTGCTCGACCAGTTGGCAAAGTCGTGATTGATACTTAA
- a CDS encoding NarK family nitrate/nitrite MFS transporter, whose protein sequence is MLKGLLSFQGRYRILHMTWFAFFLTFVCWFNFSPFATTIAKDLGITEPQIKTLLICNLALTIPARIIIGMLLDRFGPRITYSCLLVFAIVPCLATSFAQDFNQLVISRLLMGIVGSGFVIGIRMVSEWFTPKEIGSAQGIYGGWGNFGAFGAEFALPTIGIATAFLAGGASNWRLAIALTGIISAIYGVIYYNSVQDTPQGKVYKRPKKNGAMEVTSAKSFYALLVSNFGLIFALGVLAWRLMKVKFFDTTGMYIVWALLLALYAYQSYKAWEVNKDVVTGAKTYPASERYEFRQVALLEFTYVTNFGSELAAVSMLPVFFEKTFGLEHVIAGMIAATYPFLNLFSRPSGGLISDKLGSRKWTMTIISAGIGVGYLLAHFINKDWALPLAIAVTMFGAYFAQAGCGATYGIVPLIKKESTGQIAGNVGAYGNFGGVIYLTVFSLTDAPTLFTTMGIAALICAFMCAFFLKEPKGSFAAQYEGETPTPTVAADALLLDGQEQG, encoded by the coding sequence ATGCTCAAAGGATTACTTTCATTTCAGGGGCGATACCGCATCCTGCACATGACTTGGTTTGCTTTCTTTCTCACGTTTGTATGCTGGTTTAACTTTTCTCCATTTGCCACAACGATTGCGAAAGATTTAGGGATTACTGAGCCACAAATTAAAACATTACTAATTTGTAACCTTGCTCTAACTATTCCAGCGCGGATTATTATTGGGATGCTGCTGGATCGTTTTGGCCCAAGAATTACCTACTCATGTTTGCTGGTATTTGCGATTGTCCCCTGTTTGGCTACATCCTTCGCGCAAGACTTTAATCAGTTAGTGATCAGCCGTTTGCTGATGGGGATTGTAGGATCTGGGTTTGTCATTGGCATCCGCATGGTGTCAGAATGGTTCACACCCAAAGAGATTGGGAGCGCTCAAGGTATTTACGGCGGTTGGGGTAACTTTGGTGCTTTCGGTGCAGAGTTTGCATTACCCACAATTGGGATAGCAACTGCTTTTCTAGCTGGTGGTGCATCTAACTGGCGTTTGGCGATCGCTCTTACTGGTATCATCTCCGCTATCTATGGCGTAATTTATTACAACAGCGTCCAAGATACTCCTCAAGGTAAAGTTTACAAGCGCCCTAAGAAAAATGGCGCAATGGAAGTCACCAGTGCTAAAAGCTTCTACGCTCTGTTAGTTTCTAATTTTGGCTTAATTTTTGCTCTGGGCGTCTTAGCTTGGCGCTTAATGAAAGTTAAGTTCTTCGATACCACAGGAATGTATATAGTTTGGGCGTTGTTACTAGCTTTGTATGCCTACCAAAGTTATAAAGCATGGGAAGTTAATAAAGATGTTGTTACGGGCGCTAAAACCTATCCTGCATCTGAACGTTATGAGTTCCGTCAAGTAGCACTGCTAGAGTTTACTTATGTAACTAACTTTGGTTCAGAATTAGCAGCCGTATCCATGCTACCTGTGTTTTTTGAAAAAACGTTTGGACTTGAACACGTTATTGCAGGGATGATTGCTGCTACTTATCCTTTCTTAAATTTATTTTCTCGTCCTAGTGGTGGTTTAATTTCCGATAAATTAGGTAGCCGCAAATGGACAATGACGATAATATCGGCAGGTATTGGAGTTGGCTATCTGTTAGCGCATTTTATCAATAAAGATTGGGCGTTACCTTTAGCGATCGCTGTTACCATGTTTGGTGCTTACTTTGCTCAAGCTGGTTGCGGTGCTACCTACGGAATTGTACCCCTGATTAAGAAGGAAAGTACTGGACAAATTGCAGGCAATGTTGGTGCTTATGGCAACTTCGGTGGTGTGATTTATCTAACAGTTTTCAGCTTAACTGATGCACCTACCTTGTTTACCACAATGGGAATTGCCGCACTGATCTGCGCCTTTATGTGTGCTTTCTTCCTCAAAGAACCCAAAGGTTCCTTTGCTGCACAATATGAGGGTGAAACTCCAACACCTACAGTGGCAGCAGATGCGCTGTTACTAGATGGACAAGAACAAGGTTAA
- a CDS encoding phosphate-starvation-inducible PsiE family protein, translating to MGLLRKVVRTINGVGSDEQFLHFIENVETAVAKLLSIAMIFVIIIAVVDLGVLFVKEILNPSITTFNLTLVKLFGVFLNILIALELLENITAYLRKHVIQAELVIVTSLIAVARKLIILDLEKVDGSELIGLSLAILTLAISYWIIRHTKPSTH from the coding sequence ATGGGTTTGTTGAGGAAAGTTGTTAGGACAATTAACGGGGTTGGATCTGACGAGCAGTTTCTTCATTTCATAGAAAACGTAGAAACTGCTGTCGCTAAACTACTATCTATAGCAATGATATTTGTAATCATCATTGCAGTTGTTGACTTAGGAGTTTTATTTGTTAAAGAGATATTAAATCCTTCAATTACTACTTTCAATCTAACTTTAGTTAAGTTATTTGGTGTATTTTTAAATATCTTAATTGCTCTAGAACTTTTAGAAAATATCACCGCTTATCTCCGCAAGCACGTTATCCAAGCTGAATTAGTAATTGTTACTTCCTTAATTGCTGTTGCTCGTAAACTAATTATTCTTGATCTGGAAAAAGTTGATGGTTCTGAGTTAATTGGTTTATCACTCGCAATTTTAACTTTGGCTATTAGTTATTGGATTATTCGTCATACTAAACCTTCAACGCATTAA
- the sbcC gene encoding exonuclease subunit SbcC, producing MIPIQLTLKNFFSYREASLDFRGLHTACICGANGAGKSSLLEAITWAIWGESRAASEDDVINAGAPEVRVDFVFQYNQQTYRVIRTRQKGGSGSLEFQIETSNNNFRSLTEKGVRATQQLITGHLKLDYDTFINSAYLRQGRADEFMLRRPNERKQILADLLKLDQYEVLAEQAKDSSRQFKAKAEQLDLSLQTIQTQLQQKEAIALQQTEIETQLQQLQQLQEVDRQQLQQLQSLHHQRQTWQQQLTLQRQQYHNLTQDCDRLQQDIATTQRQQQQLESLLAQEAQITTGYTEYLNLQATEEALAGKFQAYQDAQQQKQQLQQQLTEKINQINLQIRQQQAKLEALSQQEAEIQETLNKSAEITAALEQLQQSRTRLAQLDKLQLNVSPLLQRRANLQTEINRAQARLTAKLEEINSSVSQLYNQSARQPQLQSRVVQVDTEIQQLEKKRVYQQRVQEKGQERRNFQERLQENQRTYERQIAELTQKLEMLKTPDASCPLCDRPLDEHHWNHVVQKTRTQQQEAEHQFWVIREQLAVCERELQVLRQEYTQLSQELAAYEILREQRGELAAQLQASSEVQVRLQQIAAEKELLERSLTIGNYAVDLQEELQELDEYLQELQYDEKTHALARGEVERWRRAEIKQAQLKDAIRRQGLLDAQKPELLGKVASLETSLVELQTNSELAQKIADVERYLAELNYERSHHNSVVASLRQAQSWQLRYQELNQAKLQYPQVGDRITLLNQSLQERLANQEGINHQIEAMVNQLAQMPDTTGDIRTLEQQIHLRRQQLDEYLANLGRLQHQKSQIETLQTQHEQQQEQLQEFKRQFRIYDELSKAFGKNGIQALMIENVLPQLEAETNNILSRLSGNQLHVQFVTQKAGKSTRSRSAKASVKNAKLIDTLDILIADASGTRPYETYSGGEAFRINFAIRLALARMLAQRSGTALQLLIVDEGFGTQDQEGCDRLIAAINAIASDFACILTVTHMPQFKEAFQTRIEVRKTNNGSQLNLMT from the coding sequence ATGATCCCTATCCAACTCACGCTTAAAAATTTCTTTAGCTACCGCGAAGCATCTTTAGATTTTCGCGGACTGCATACTGCTTGCATCTGTGGCGCTAATGGTGCGGGTAAATCTTCCCTTTTAGAAGCTATCACTTGGGCAATCTGGGGAGAAAGTCGCGCTGCTTCGGAAGATGATGTGATTAATGCTGGTGCGCCAGAGGTGCGCGTTGATTTTGTCTTTCAATATAATCAGCAAACTTATCGAGTTATTCGCACTCGTCAAAAGGGCGGTAGCGGTTCCCTGGAATTTCAGATTGAAACCAGTAACAACAATTTCCGCTCTTTGACTGAAAAAGGGGTAAGAGCAACACAACAGCTTATTACGGGACACCTGAAGCTGGATTATGATACTTTTATTAATTCTGCATACTTGCGTCAAGGTAGAGCAGATGAGTTTATGCTCAGACGACCAAATGAGCGTAAACAAATTTTGGCAGATTTGCTGAAATTAGATCAATATGAAGTTTTGGCAGAACAAGCTAAGGATTCTTCGCGCCAGTTTAAAGCGAAAGCAGAACAGTTGGATCTGAGTTTACAAACAATTCAAACACAGTTGCAGCAAAAGGAAGCGATCGCACTTCAACAAACTGAGATTGAAACTCAACTGCAACAACTGCAACAACTGCAAGAAGTTGATCGCCAACAACTACAACAATTACAGTCACTTCACCATCAGCGTCAAACTTGGCAACAACAATTAACTTTGCAGCGACAGCAATATCATAATCTTACTCAAGATTGCGATCGCCTACAACAAGATATCGCTACAACCCAAAGACAACAGCAGCAACTCGAATCTTTACTCGCACAAGAAGCACAAATTACCACAGGTTATACAGAATACCTCAACCTGCAAGCTACAGAGGAAGCTTTGGCGGGTAAGTTTCAAGCATATCAAGACGCTCAACAACAAAAGCAACAGTTACAACAACAGTTAACTGAAAAAATTAATCAAATAAATTTACAAATTCGCCAGCAGCAAGCAAAGTTAGAAGCTTTAAGTCAACAAGAGGCAGAAATTCAAGAAACTTTAAATAAATCTGCGGAAATTACCGCCGCTTTAGAGCAATTACAGCAAAGTCGTACCCGTCTTGCTCAATTAGATAAACTACAGCTAAATGTCTCTCCTCTGCTACAACGACGCGCTAATTTACAAACTGAAATAAATCGCGCTCAGGCTCGACTAACTGCCAAACTAGAGGAAATAAACTCCTCAGTTTCTCAGTTATATAACCAGTCAGCACGTCAACCACAATTACAATCTCGCGTTGTGCAAGTAGATACTGAAATTCAGCAACTAGAGAAGAAGCGAGTTTATCAACAGCGTGTGCAAGAAAAAGGGCAAGAAAGACGAAATTTTCAGGAACGTCTACAAGAAAATCAGCGCACTTATGAAAGACAAATAGCAGAATTGACACAAAAACTGGAAATGTTAAAAACGCCAGATGCTAGTTGTCCATTATGCGATCGCCCTCTAGATGAACACCACTGGAATCATGTAGTCCAAAAAACTCGAACTCAGCAACAAGAAGCTGAACATCAATTTTGGGTAATACGCGAACAATTAGCAGTTTGTGAGCGAGAACTTCAGGTATTAAGACAGGAATATACTCAATTATCCCAAGAATTAGCTGCTTACGAGATATTGCGAGAACAACGGGGAGAACTAGCAGCGCAACTGCAAGCTAGTAGTGAAGTACAGGTGAGGTTGCAACAAATAGCTGCTGAGAAAGAACTCTTAGAGCGATCGCTTACTATTGGTAATTATGCGGTTGATTTGCAAGAAGAATTGCAAGAACTTGATGAATACTTGCAAGAACTGCAATATGATGAAAAAACTCATGCTTTAGCTAGAGGCGAAGTAGAACGCTGGCGGCGGGCAGAAATTAAACAAGCACAACTTAAAGATGCTATACGTCGTCAGGGGTTATTAGATGCTCAAAAACCGGAACTTTTAGGGAAAGTTGCTAGTTTAGAAACTTCTTTAGTAGAGTTGCAAACTAATTCCGAACTAGCTCAAAAAATTGCCGATGTTGAGCGATATCTTGCTGAACTAAATTATGAGCGATCGCACCATAACAGTGTGGTTGCTTCTTTGCGTCAAGCGCAATCTTGGCAATTAAGATATCAGGAATTAAACCAAGCAAAACTTCAATATCCGCAAGTAGGCGATCGCATCACCTTACTTAACCAAAGCTTACAAGAAAGATTAGCCAACCAAGAAGGAATTAATCATCAAATAGAAGCAATGGTTAATCAGTTAGCACAGATGCCAGATACCACTGGTGATATCCGAACTTTAGAGCAACAAATCCACCTGCGAAGACAACAATTAGATGAATATTTAGCTAATTTAGGAAGACTGCAACATCAAAAGAGCCAAATTGAAACCTTACAAACTCAACACGAACAACAGCAAGAACAATTACAAGAATTTAAGCGTCAGTTTCGCATTTATGATGAATTAAGTAAAGCCTTTGGTAAGAATGGTATTCAAGCATTAATGATTGAAAACGTCTTACCACAACTAGAAGCTGAAACTAATAATATTCTTTCTCGTTTGAGTGGTAATCAATTGCACGTGCAATTTGTTACTCAAAAAGCTGGAAAAAGTACCAGATCTCGCAGTGCCAAAGCTTCAGTTAAAAACGCTAAATTAATTGATACTTTGGATATTTTAATTGCTGATGCCAGTGGTACAAGACCTTATGAAACTTATTCTGGTGGGGAAGCATTTAGAATTAACTTTGCGATTCGTTTAGCCTTAGCGCGGATGTTAGCACAAAGATCGGGTACAGCATTGCAATTATTAATTGTAGATGAAGGATTTGGCACACAAGATCAGGAAGGATGCGATCGCTTAATTGCGGCGATAAATGCGATCGCCTCGGACTTTGCTTGCATCCTCACCGTTACCCATATGCCCCAATTTAAAGAAGCATTTCAAACCCGTATCGAAGTCCGCAAAACGAATAACGGATCTCAGTTAAATTTGATGACGTAA